In Fimbriiglobus ruber, a genomic segment contains:
- a CDS encoding BatA domain-containing protein: MHPILIVGAALVGLPILLHLIMKQEPKRLLFPALRFLKQKQRTNQRKMRLRHLILLALRMLLIALFAVTLFQPKIPSSGLSLAGEQPVAAVLIVDTTPSMGYKADNKSRLDEARRRALELLDDLPPGSRVAVLDPADPTGTWEQSAGDARRKIEGMKEPHGGGPPVTAALFTAYQLFRTIDRESDGAEAMPRLVAVFSDRTAECWQADRADDLKKAAADLAPLAGNQSVAHLFVDVGVDRPVNVGITSAQVSPQLANANQPVSLIVTVQATGPDVPTAVLRVSLDDGPPERKAVDNLPAGTPRAVTMTFKDLKPGVHAVKATLETDDALLFDNVRYATFRVGAARKILTLSDDPDDALFWQLAHEAKGEFGCDVAKPDADIDFGPYEFVCLLNVADPSRPLPARQGAGAGALQRTLWDKLAGYVKRGGKVLVIPGPREKVAPAAYDPTVANDPTSGLLPGKLVQVIDTNTFPAPEPPAAGQPPPVDRRAGVTWATKPDDRPERHPLTAPFKQWNLLGNVDFLMNPRKAWKYWEVKPVEDKDVSVVVAYDDADDPTKRHPAVLERTFPGGGKVLLLTTRMDDPEYDQRWNNYWLTGGSSWPVVFPHLLASYLAGNAADAVYNFTTGRPVAIALPKSSPGGAAGQGRKLVFEGPGVSGPEAYPEVGDRQADLRLSAARTLTPGNYLLRTEDRSWQEGFSLNPPAEESNLSKVPVEVIEAVFGANSVIPIDKNLKLHDVMETKFNPEMKLFPWLLIGVLFLFALEGFVANRFYRFRAKS, encoded by the coding sequence ATGCACCCCATTTTGATCGTCGGCGCCGCCCTGGTCGGGTTGCCGATCCTGTTGCACCTGATCATGAAGCAGGAGCCGAAGCGGCTCCTCTTCCCGGCTCTGCGGTTCCTGAAGCAGAAGCAGCGGACGAACCAGCGGAAAATGCGGCTACGGCACCTCATCCTGCTCGCACTGCGGATGCTGCTCATCGCCCTCTTCGCGGTCACATTGTTCCAACCCAAGATCCCCAGCTCCGGGCTCAGTCTCGCGGGCGAGCAACCCGTCGCGGCCGTCCTGATCGTCGACACGACGCCGAGCATGGGGTACAAGGCCGACAACAAATCGCGGCTCGACGAGGCCCGTCGGCGGGCGCTCGAACTGCTCGACGACCTCCCGCCCGGCTCGCGGGTCGCCGTCCTCGACCCGGCCGACCCGACTGGCACCTGGGAGCAGTCGGCCGGCGACGCCCGGCGGAAGATCGAGGGAATGAAGGAACCGCACGGCGGCGGCCCGCCGGTCACTGCTGCCCTGTTCACCGCCTACCAACTGTTCCGCACGATCGACCGAGAGAGCGACGGGGCCGAGGCGATGCCGAGGCTCGTGGCCGTCTTCTCCGACCGGACGGCCGAATGCTGGCAGGCCGACCGGGCCGACGATCTCAAGAAAGCCGCGGCCGACCTCGCGCCGTTGGCCGGCAACCAATCCGTCGCTCATCTCTTCGTGGACGTGGGCGTCGACCGCCCGGTCAACGTCGGCATTACGTCGGCCCAGGTCAGCCCGCAGCTCGCCAACGCGAACCAGCCGGTGTCGCTGATTGTGACCGTGCAGGCGACCGGCCCGGACGTGCCGACGGCCGTGCTACGGGTCAGCCTGGACGACGGACCGCCCGAGCGGAAGGCCGTGGACAACCTCCCCGCCGGTACGCCGCGGGCGGTGACCATGACGTTCAAGGACCTCAAGCCCGGCGTCCACGCGGTCAAAGCCACGCTCGAAACCGATGACGCACTCCTGTTCGACAACGTCCGGTACGCGACGTTCCGCGTCGGGGCCGCGCGGAAGATCCTGACGCTGAGCGACGACCCGGACGACGCACTGTTCTGGCAGCTCGCCCACGAAGCGAAAGGCGAGTTCGGCTGCGACGTGGCCAAGCCGGACGCGGACATCGACTTCGGCCCGTACGAATTCGTCTGCCTCCTCAACGTGGCCGACCCCTCTCGCCCGCTACCAGCTCGCCAAGGAGCCGGCGCGGGGGCACTCCAGCGGACACTCTGGGACAAGCTCGCGGGTTACGTGAAGCGCGGCGGCAAAGTGCTGGTCATCCCCGGCCCGCGCGAGAAGGTCGCCCCCGCTGCCTACGACCCAACTGTAGCGAACGATCCGACATCTGGGCTATTGCCTGGCAAACTCGTTCAGGTCATCGACACAAATACGTTTCCGGCTCCCGAACCGCCCGCCGCGGGCCAACCGCCCCCGGTCGACCGCCGCGCCGGGGTGACGTGGGCGACGAAGCCGGACGACCGGCCCGAGCGACACCCGCTCACGGCTCCGTTCAAGCAGTGGAACCTACTCGGCAACGTCGACTTCCTGATGAACCCGCGGAAGGCGTGGAAATATTGGGAGGTGAAGCCGGTCGAAGATAAAGACGTGTCCGTCGTCGTGGCTTACGACGACGCGGACGACCCGACGAAGCGGCACCCGGCCGTCCTCGAAAGGACGTTCCCGGGCGGCGGGAAGGTGTTGCTGCTGACGACCCGCATGGACGACCCCGAATATGACCAGCGGTGGAACAACTACTGGCTCACCGGCGGAAGTTCGTGGCCGGTCGTCTTCCCCCACTTGCTCGCGAGCTACCTCGCCGGCAACGCGGCCGACGCCGTTTACAACTTTACGACTGGCCGACCGGTCGCGATCGCGTTGCCCAAGAGCAGCCCGGGCGGAGCCGCGGGCCAGGGCCGGAAACTGGTGTTCGAAGGACCGGGCGTCTCCGGCCCCGAGGCGTACCCCGAAGTCGGCGACCGCCAGGCCGACCTGCGCCTCTCCGCCGCGCGGACGTTGACCCCCGGCAATTACCTGCTCCGCACCGAGGATCGGTCGTGGCAGGAGGGCTTCAGCCTGAACCCGCCGGCCGAGGAAAGCAACCTGTCGAAAGTGCCGGTCGAGGTGATCGAAGCCGTCTTCGGCGCTAACAGCGTGATCCCGATCGACAAGAACCTCAAACTGCACGACGTGATGGAGACAAAGTTTAACCCGGAAATGAAACTGTTCCCGTGGCTTCTGATCGGCGTACTCTTCCTCTTCGCCCTCGAAGGCTTCGTCGCCAACCGTTTCTATCGCTTCCGGGCAAAATCGTAG
- a CDS encoding ISNCY family transposase has product MSTELQDWGILAMSQRERDVLAILKAVVSGDRTVTEAAGLLKLSARQVRRLKGKLKTQGDSALVHGLRGQPSNRCLEAKLRTQVLAAYRQRYRDFGPTFACEKLAEEGLKVGVETLRRWLLAEGLWERQRRRDPHRSRRPRRACLGELVQMDASVHEWLEGRGETIVLITMIDDATSRVEAKFYRHGSVESHLDLLGVWLRKYGRPLAVYTDRHSIFEPHEKGRPLADPDAQTQFGRALGELAIELIRAHSPQAKGRVERSFGTAQDRWVKELRLAKVTTCEDANALLAKLLPDHNKRFAKPARQPNDAHRPLGRDHKLASILSIQSERVVSNDYVVRFANTFYQLLPPAYPGERGGRVVIEQRLDGTLHIRFGKRHLPYQEITVGGSLGALPPNPRSLAHQRPMPVRRRRDGSRSRTPVPRACSRLPDARVALLRSPILPAARR; this is encoded by the coding sequence ATGTCTACCGAGCTACAAGATTGGGGCATTCTAGCCATGAGTCAGCGCGAGCGTGACGTTTTGGCGATTCTGAAGGCGGTGGTATCGGGAGATCGGACGGTTACGGAAGCCGCTGGTTTGTTGAAGTTGAGCGCGCGTCAGGTCCGGCGACTGAAGGGCAAACTGAAGACCCAGGGTGACAGCGCCCTGGTGCATGGCCTTCGAGGTCAGCCGTCGAATCGCTGCCTGGAAGCCAAGCTGCGAACGCAGGTGCTGGCGGCGTACCGCCAGCGTTACCGCGACTTCGGCCCCACCTTCGCGTGCGAGAAGTTGGCGGAAGAAGGGTTGAAGGTGGGCGTCGAAACGCTGCGTCGCTGGTTGCTGGCCGAGGGCTTGTGGGAACGCCAACGTCGCCGTGACCCGCATCGCAGTCGTCGGCCGCGACGGGCTTGTTTGGGCGAGTTGGTGCAGATGGACGCCTCGGTGCATGAGTGGCTGGAGGGTCGCGGCGAGACGATCGTTCTGATCACCATGATCGATGACGCCACCAGCCGCGTCGAAGCGAAGTTTTACCGGCATGGGAGCGTGGAATCGCACCTGGATTTGTTGGGGGTCTGGCTGCGGAAATACGGCCGACCGCTGGCGGTTTACACGGATCGACACAGCATCTTCGAGCCGCACGAGAAGGGACGTCCGCTCGCCGATCCCGACGCGCAAACGCAGTTTGGCCGAGCGCTCGGCGAACTGGCCATAGAGTTGATTCGGGCGCACAGTCCCCAGGCGAAGGGACGTGTCGAGCGTTCGTTTGGCACGGCTCAGGATCGGTGGGTCAAGGAACTGCGGTTGGCCAAGGTCACGACCTGCGAGGACGCCAACGCGTTGTTGGCGAAACTCCTTCCCGACCACAACAAGCGGTTCGCCAAGCCGGCGCGTCAGCCAAACGATGCCCATCGACCGTTGGGTCGAGATCACAAGCTGGCGTCGATCCTGTCGATTCAGAGCGAGCGGGTGGTGAGCAACGACTACGTGGTGCGTTTCGCGAATACGTTCTACCAATTGTTGCCGCCAGCGTACCCGGGAGAGCGTGGCGGCCGGGTGGTGATTGAGCAGAGACTGGATGGGACGCTGCACATTCGGTTCGGGAAGCGTCATTTGCCGTACCAGGAGATCACCGTGGGGGGCAGCCTTGGGGCTCTGCCCCCAAACCCCCGGAGTTTAGCGCATCAGCGGCCGATGCCAGTGCGGAGACGACGGGACGGGAGCCGGTCAAGGACTCCCGTCCCGCGGGCATGCAGCCGACTGCCGGACGCTCGGGTCGCACTCCTGCGGAGCCCTATCCTTCCGGCGGCGAGGAGGTAG
- the prmC gene encoding peptide chain release factor N(5)-glutamine methyltransferase — translation MSAPNNTVPQPPTVWTVKALLTWTTDFLKKKGVESPRLEAQLLLAHVLGCQKIDLFVRSEEEPADADRTTFKDLIRRRVEGWPVAYLIGQREFYLLPFEVTPAVLIPRPDTETLVLEALKLLKGKPAPAVLDLGTGSGCIAVSLAHQSKTARVTATDVSPDALDVARRNATRHGVADRIAFAQGDLFAAVPEGATFDLIASNPPYITPGELAELAPEVRDHEPRIALDGGPDGLAFYRRIAADAGRFLTPGGTVMVEVGWTQEAAVRGLFESRPEWAVNASVKDLGGRFRVVSARKK, via the coding sequence ATGTCTGCTCCGAACAATACGGTCCCGCAGCCTCCCACCGTCTGGACGGTCAAGGCGCTCCTCACGTGGACGACCGACTTCCTCAAAAAGAAGGGCGTCGAGTCGCCGCGGCTGGAGGCGCAACTCCTGCTCGCGCACGTCCTCGGGTGCCAAAAGATCGACTTGTTTGTGCGCTCCGAAGAGGAACCGGCGGACGCCGACCGGACGACGTTCAAAGACCTGATCCGCCGTCGGGTCGAGGGTTGGCCGGTCGCGTACCTGATCGGGCAGCGGGAATTTTATCTGCTGCCGTTCGAGGTGACGCCCGCCGTCCTCATCCCCCGGCCGGACACGGAAACGCTCGTCCTCGAAGCCCTGAAACTGCTCAAAGGGAAACCGGCGCCGGCCGTCCTCGATCTGGGCACCGGGTCCGGCTGCATCGCCGTCAGCCTCGCCCACCAGAGCAAGACCGCCCGCGTCACGGCCACGGACGTGTCGCCGGACGCGCTCGACGTGGCCCGCCGCAACGCGACCCGGCACGGCGTGGCAGACCGTATCGCGTTCGCCCAGGGCGACCTGTTCGCGGCCGTTCCGGAGGGGGCGACCTTCGATCTGATCGCGAGTAACCCGCCGTACATCACGCCCGGCGAGTTAGCCGAACTGGCCCCCGAGGTCCGCGACCACGAACCGCGGATCGCCCTCGACGGCGGCCCGGACGGGCTGGCGTTCTACCGCCGCATCGCGGCCGATGCCGGTCGCTTCCTTACACCCGGCGGCACCGTCATGGTCGAAGTCGGCTGGACGCAAGAGGCGGCCGTCCGGGGGCTATTCGAGTCGCGGCCCGAGTGGGCGGTGAACGCCTCGGTCAAAGATCTTGGCGGCCGCTTCCGGGTCGTTTCAGCGCGCAAGAAGTAA
- a CDS encoding BlaI/MecI/CopY family transcriptional regulator — protein MAARPSPDVTDAELRVLEALWEHGPSPIRKLTDHLYPGGGSSSYATVQKLLERLEEEGCVTRDRTAMTHVFTALIGRDTYISEQLRSVADRLCGGAMTPLLTHLLKTATLADADRKELRKLLNAHRPPGRK, from the coding sequence ATGGCCGCACGCCCCTCCCCGGACGTGACGGACGCCGAACTCAGGGTTTTAGAGGCCCTGTGGGAACACGGTCCGTCGCCCATCCGAAAGTTGACCGACCACCTGTACCCCGGGGGCGGGTCGTCGAGCTACGCGACGGTGCAGAAGCTCCTGGAGCGGCTGGAAGAAGAAGGGTGTGTGACGCGAGACCGGACGGCGATGACGCACGTGTTCACCGCGCTGATCGGGCGGGACACATACATCAGCGAGCAGCTGCGGTCCGTCGCCGACCGCCTGTGCGGCGGGGCCATGACCCCGCTGCTCACGCACCTGCTCAAGACGGCCACCCTGGCCGACGCGGACCGCAAGGAACTCCGGAAACTCTTGAACGCGCACCGGCCCCCGGGCCGCAAATAG
- a CDS encoding M56 family metallopeptidase — protein sequence MAPLAAPLEAVLGNVVAATALAGVAYAVGRWAGRPALTHTLWLLVLVKLVTPALITVPVRCLPAEPASALVGPPTPAPTPAGPFAAAGTVGGADPVAMAAPPDAPFASIETVTTAPASPGGAIAPPELPSTSATSHAEWLLCGAWLAGCLVCLALATERVRRFSRLLQLSTAPPAELAADVATVAGRMRLRRVPIARLVAGGIAPLVWALGRPTVYFPAGLLARLSPDQRLTVVAHELAHVRRWDHLVRWVEFAIVSVYWWCPLAWIARRELRRREEEACDAEVTAAFPGSGYAYASAVLETIDYLAGAPPRFRAAHGMASGIGEAESLRQRLVLILGSRRASRGSAIPRAVVLIAAALFLAFGPRLARSTADASEPPIVETAATTPVRPVVADGPIEPAEEAVQFAANPTRLLDPAADGRGGWVAATLSQDGRRLILAAGPTVTVWDRTTKREVVILDGHTDMVTAVAVSPDGRTIATAGNDGVAKLWGANGRFLHTLTGGSRWVTAVAFSPDGKTIATTGYDRIVRLWNVATGEPLAALSGHTAAVRAVAFSPDGKTLATGGADHLVRLWDLVRGETVRVFAKHSATVRAVAFSPDGSRLATGSEDRTVRVWNPADGREVGPPIAVPDFVTALGFSVHGGVLLVGTSGGHLLNIDPATALARGYLGVAPGSPDLLPAHATTVTAVLSDPVGGMMLTVSRDGTVLAWPAARAVEPTRIFRTGSHLVSVVALSPDGRTLATAGPNGVIRLWDATTARELGSLPGHPGGVTALVFAPGGRLVSTGADERVRVWDTATGLVLYTVTHQTADLHVALSPDGRTLAVGGRTLPGVALWDLTTGTLVRRVGMGEGEVTTVAFTPTGDRIATGYADGTLRFWSAADGDEVQHGTVGGRVDGISFSADGSTAAVVINSDGSADDDDPGAGPVHAVVFWDVRDATPRDRSRPLTHPGPVTAAAFTADGQRVLTAARDGNLYLWDAETGRLTRTVRAHRDAVRGVAMRPDGTAVYSAGDRAAKWWPMPPTGKPDPKTSTPAP from the coding sequence ATGGCTCCCCTCGCCGCGCCGCTCGAAGCCGTTCTCGGCAACGTGGTCGCCGCGACCGCGCTGGCCGGGGTGGCTTACGCGGTCGGCCGGTGGGCCGGGCGGCCAGCGTTGACACACACGCTCTGGCTCCTGGTTCTCGTTAAACTCGTCACACCGGCTTTAATCACTGTTCCCGTCCGGTGCCTGCCCGCGGAACCGGCTTCTGCACTCGTCGGCCCACCGACTCCGGCTCCCACGCCGGCCGGGCCATTCGCCGCGGCGGGCACGGTCGGCGGCGCCGACCCGGTCGCGATGGCCGCGCCGCCGGACGCACCATTCGCCTCTATCGAAACTGTGACGACGGCACCCGCGTCGCCGGGCGGGGCAATCGCTCCGCCCGAGTTGCCATCCACCAGCGCGACATCTCACGCGGAATGGCTGCTCTGCGGGGCGTGGCTCGCGGGCTGTCTCGTGTGCCTGGCGTTGGCAACGGAGCGGGTGCGGCGGTTTTCTCGACTCCTGCAACTTTCGACCGCGCCGCCGGCCGAACTCGCGGCCGACGTTGCGACGGTCGCCGGGCGGATGCGTCTCCGCCGCGTGCCGATCGCCCGCCTCGTGGCCGGCGGAATCGCGCCGCTCGTGTGGGCGCTCGGGCGGCCGACGGTCTATTTCCCGGCCGGCCTTCTCGCCCGGCTGTCGCCCGACCAGCGGCTCACCGTCGTCGCCCACGAATTGGCGCACGTCCGCCGGTGGGACCATCTCGTCCGGTGGGTCGAGTTCGCGATCGTGTCCGTTTACTGGTGGTGCCCGCTCGCCTGGATCGCCCGCCGTGAACTCCGGCGGCGCGAAGAAGAGGCGTGCGACGCCGAGGTGACGGCCGCTTTCCCCGGGTCCGGGTACGCTTACGCGTCCGCCGTCCTCGAAACGATCGACTACCTGGCGGGGGCACCCCCGCGGTTCCGGGCGGCGCATGGGATGGCGAGCGGGATCGGGGAGGCCGAATCTCTCCGCCAGCGACTGGTGTTGATCCTCGGAAGCCGCCGGGCCTCGCGCGGCTCCGCGATCCCTCGGGCTGTCGTGCTGATTGCGGCCGCCCTCTTCCTCGCGTTCGGCCCCAGGTTGGCCCGATCGACTGCGGACGCGAGTGAGCCCCCGATTGTAGAAACTGCGGCCACGACGCCGGTTCGCCCTGTGGTAGCTGACGGCCCGATCGAACCGGCCGAAGAAGCCGTGCAATTCGCCGCGAACCCGACCCGACTCCTCGACCCAGCAGCCGACGGCCGTGGGGGGTGGGTTGCCGCCACCCTCTCGCAGGACGGCCGCCGACTGATCCTGGCCGCCGGTCCGACCGTAACCGTCTGGGACCGCACAACGAAGCGTGAAGTCGTCATACTCGATGGGCACACGGATATGGTCACGGCCGTCGCCGTCTCCCCAGACGGGCGGACTATTGCCACCGCGGGCAACGACGGCGTCGCCAAGTTGTGGGGGGCAAACGGCCGATTCCTGCACACGCTGACGGGCGGCAGTCGCTGGGTGACGGCGGTGGCGTTCTCCCCGGACGGGAAGACGATCGCCACCACGGGATACGACCGCATTGTCCGACTCTGGAACGTTGCAACCGGCGAGCCGCTGGCGGCCTTATCCGGTCACACTGCGGCCGTACGTGCGGTGGCGTTTTCGCCGGATGGAAAGACGCTCGCCACCGGCGGCGCGGATCACCTGGTCCGGCTCTGGGATCTCGTACGGGGCGAAACGGTTCGCGTTTTTGCTAAGCATTCCGCGACGGTCCGTGCGGTGGCCTTTTCCCCGGACGGTAGCCGGCTCGCCACCGGGTCGGAGGACCGCACGGTGCGCGTCTGGAATCCGGCCGACGGCCGCGAGGTCGGGCCGCCGATCGCGGTGCCGGACTTCGTGACGGCCCTCGGGTTTTCGGTCCACGGCGGTGTCTTGCTGGTGGGCACTTCCGGCGGACACCTCCTGAACATTGACCCGGCGACCGCCCTCGCCCGCGGATATCTCGGCGTCGCCCCCGGCTCGCCGGACTTGCTCCCGGCTCACGCCACAACGGTGACGGCTGTTCTCTCCGACCCAGTTGGCGGGATGATGTTAACGGTCTCCCGCGATGGGACCGTGCTGGCATGGCCGGCGGCCAGGGCGGTGGAGCCCACGCGGATCTTCCGCACGGGCAGCCATCTCGTTTCGGTCGTGGCGCTGTCGCCGGACGGGCGGACACTGGCGACCGCCGGCCCGAACGGAGTGATTCGGCTTTGGGACGCCACGACCGCCCGTGAACTCGGGAGCCTGCCAGGGCACCCCGGGGGCGTGACCGCGCTGGTGTTCGCCCCGGGCGGGCGACTGGTTTCGACCGGGGCGGACGAGCGGGTCCGGGTATGGGATACAGCCACCGGACTGGTTCTGTACACGGTCACCCACCAGACCGCCGACCTGCATGTCGCACTGTCGCCGGACGGCCGCACGCTGGCCGTCGGCGGGCGGACGCTGCCGGGCGTGGCCCTCTGGGACTTAACGACCGGCACACTGGTCCGCCGCGTCGGAATGGGGGAGGGCGAGGTCACGACCGTCGCGTTTACGCCGACCGGCGATCGGATCGCCACCGGGTATGCGGACGGGACGCTCCGCTTTTGGAGCGCAGCCGACGGGGACGAAGTCCAACACGGCACGGTCGGCGGGCGTGTGGACGGGATCTCATTTTCCGCGGACGGGTCGACCGCGGCCGTCGTTATTAACAGTGACGGATCGGCGGACGACGACGATCCCGGTGCCGGCCCGGTCCACGCGGTCGTCTTCTGGGACGTACGCGATGCGACACCCCGCGACAGGTCGCGGCCGTTGACTCACCCCGGCCCGGTGACGGCCGCGGCGTTCACCGCGGACGGCCAGCGTGTGTTGACGGCCGCCCGGGACGGCAACCTGTACCTCTGGGACGCCGAGACGGGCCGCCTGACCCGGACGGTCCGTGCCCACCGCGACGCGGTCCGCGGCGTCGCGATGCGCCCCGACGGCACCGCCGTCTACTCGGCCGGCGACCGGGCGGCCAAATGGTGGCCGATGCCACCGACCGGCAAGCCCGACCCCAAGACTTCCACTCCGGCTCCGTGA